CTTTCGCCGGAAGTCTTTTCTTATCAGTATGGTGCAAGGGTTTCAAACCTATCCTCGAGCAGCCATACTCGTCGCTCTGCATCAATATCCACCCCTCGGAAAAATTCACGACAAGTATTGTCGCGCTCGAGCCCCACACTGTCGGGCGTGGAAAACAACCACCGCATCCCAAGCACCCCTGTTGGCATCGACAAAAAGACCTCTGGCTGGTTGAAAGGCGGAATTGTATTATGGCTGGCCCTGTTGACCCTGGCAGTACAACCAGGCTTTGGAACGCTTGTGCAGTCGGCCCCTGTTATAGCAGGGGATGGACCCAAGTGCTGCACCGGTGGCTAAGCCACTCCACAGTAAGCTTGTTAAGGGGCCATATGCAGGTTAAGCCAGTCACTACCTTCAGTACACAGCCGTACAAATACTTTTACAGATGTGTCCATTTCGGTTGAGCTGCACGGCTATGCCACGGCCCATGCTGTGTTCTCTGGCAGAAGCCGAAGCGGACGTCTTTTCGTTGCTCCCCTATGTCGTAGGGGAGGTCAGGTGGGGTTGCCGACCTGTACCTTCATGCAGCTTCCAGATTCAGGGCCTTGTCCAATACCCTCCCCCGCCCTCCCTACGTGGTAGGGAGGGGGTTTTAGGGCTATAGCTCATGAAAACCATCGAAGTGTATGGGTATCTATACGACGCTGTATTCAGTACGTGCTCATGCTTACCGCGGGAGCCCCGACAAACGACATGCATCCAATAAAGACTCGCAGTCCAAACCGGTGAAAAATCCACAGGTAGGCCATAGGGCTTCCCCGAATTTTTTATTATGAGCGCGTGCACAGCAAAGACGTCCAGAACCTTCGAACCAGCATAGGCGCCTTGCTCGAGCACCACCCAGCCAGCTTGGCCCAGGTGTTGGCGCGTATGGTGCGCGGGGCCGATGGCTACGCGGCTGCGAAAAACCTGGTGGAAGAGGCTTTTGCGCTGTTGCCGACCGACTTTCTAAGGCAGCACCCCGAGGTGGCGGCCCTGTATGCACGTACCCTTTGCAGCGCTCGAATGCACCAGACCCTGCTCGATCTCACCGACTCCCTCCATCTGCCCCAGCCCGCCCAGGCCAGGGTGCAACTGTTTCGCAGTTGGGCCCTTTTGCGTACCCGGCGAACCACGGAGGCGCTGGCGCTTTTGCAGGCCATTGAAAGCGATTTGGATCCAGAGGATCGGGGATTGTGGCTGCGTTTCCAAGCCGATGCCCTGGCCTATTTGAACCAGCCCGGCTGGGCGGAGGTTTTTACCCAGGCCCGGCAAGCCTTGCGTGGGGGCGCTTTAGGCCGCTGCTTGATGGACTGGGGCAACCATCATTTCCGTTTGGGTGAGGTGGGTCTGGCCCGGAGCCTGTGGGCCGAAGCACTGGCCCACCTCACCCACGACCCCTACTACCTGGCCTGGCTGCACCACAGCCTGGGCATCACCGTACTGCATACCCAACCCACCGAGGCCGAACGGCACCTGCTGCAAGCCGTAGAACTGAGCAAACATAAAGAAGCGGAGGAGTTCCGTGCCAGAGCCCTGTGCGGCCTGGGGGCGGTGCGCCGGGTGCTGGGGGAATGGGAGCGGGCCCTGTTTAGCTACCAGCAGGCTGCCAGGGTGGCCTCTGAGCCCGACGACCTGCAAGAAGCCTACTGGGGCATGGGCTATGCCTACCGCTTGAGTGGTCGACCAGCCGAAGCCATGGGCTGCTTTTGGAAAGCCCACGCTGCCGAGCCTGCCGATACGCTGTACGTGGACATCGCCATCACCTACCTGATGCTGGGCAACCCCGGCGGGGCCGAGGCCGCGCTGAGCCAGGCCCTGCAAATCGCCGGGCGCGATGCGGTGAAGGCCCAGCTTGCGCGGGCTGAGCTGGCCCGGCAGCAGGGGCAGACAGCGACCCTCGAGGCCATCCTGAAGTCCCTGGATTGGCGCCAACCCTGGTTGCAAGAAGAACGTTACTGCTTACCCGCACTATTTGCGGAGGCCAAACGTCGTGGGTATCCTGCTCTACCCAGATCAAAAGCCAAACCCCCGCTAGTCGAGGTTCGCGCCTATGGCCTTTTGCGGGTGAAGGTTAACGGGCGGGAGATTCCCCTGGCCCCCACCAGCCGGGCAGCGGAGGTTCTGGTGTTGCTGCTGGAGCATGGGGGAGAGGCCACCCTCGATCAGCTGGCCGAGCAGCTCTACCCCGAAAAATCCAACCGGCGGCAAGCTGGTCAGGCCATCTGGCCGCACCTTGAGCGATTGCGCGAAGCGCTGGGGTGGGAGGGCAGCGTGAAAGCCGCCAATGGAACCTACCGCCTAGACCCGCAGGCCCGCTGGCGCTACGAATTACAGAAGCCCGGCAAGAGAAGAGGCCAGTTCCTGGAAGGAATCTACAGCAACTGGGTTCAGGCCCGCCGCGAGGAGTTGTCCTGGTGACCGGCCAGCTATTTCACCTTGAGTGAAGAGATGTCAATATTCCTAAGTAAAAACGGCCGGTTTTTGTAATTTCGACATCTTTTCGACGCTGCATTACTAAACTTCCAAATGAAGCTGTATGAGTCGTGAACCACGTCGGGTGAGTGCCGATCATAAGAAGTCGCTGCGCTTGCTGGAAGCTCGAGACCTGCTTTCGACCAAGCCCTACACGGCCCGGGAGCTGGCCCAGGTGCTGGGGGTGGACAAGCGCACGGCCCTGCGCTTACTCGAGGACTTGCAAGCCATCGAGGTGGCCAAAGAGGGCCGTTCGCCCCAGTATCAGTTGCTGCAAAGCCAGGAGCTGAGCCCGGTGGAAGCCCTGGTCACGCACAGTGCCCTGCGGATGCTCTACCACCACACCCCCGGCTACGAGCCCACCTACCTTTCGGCCCTCAAGAAACTGGCCCGGCGGCTGCCCTCGCCGGCCCAGGAGCTGGCCCTCAAAAGCACCGAGGATCTCGAGCACCGCACCCTCCAACACCAGGACGAGGGTTTTGCTATGGCCATGGTGGCCGAGGCCTGGTTCAAGCGCCAGCTGATCGAGTTCGACTACCTCAAGCCCGGCGGCTCGGGCAGGCCGCGCAAGAACGTGCTGGAGGTCTACTTTCTGGAGATTGCCCGCACCAACCTGGGCATGTACGTCATCGGCTACGAACGCAACCGCCGGGCCCTGCGCACCTACAAGCTGAGCCGGATGCGCCGCGTGCGGCTGGTAGGGGAACCAGGGGCCTATACCATCCCCAAAGATTTCGACCCCCGACACTACCTCTCCAATGCCTGGGGGGTGGTCGGGAGCAGTGGCGGAGCGCCGGTGGAAGTCCGGCTGCGCTTCCGCCCCGAGGCCGCCTACCGCATCCTGGAGGGCGGCTACCCTAACCTGCGTATTGCCTCGAGGCTCCCGGGCGGG
The nucleotide sequence above comes from Meiothermus sp. CFH 77666. Encoded proteins:
- a CDS encoding tetratricopeptide repeat protein; the encoded protein is MHSKDVQNLRTSIGALLEHHPASLAQVLARMVRGADGYAAAKNLVEEAFALLPTDFLRQHPEVAALYARTLCSARMHQTLLDLTDSLHLPQPAQARVQLFRSWALLRTRRTTEALALLQAIESDLDPEDRGLWLRFQADALAYLNQPGWAEVFTQARQALRGGALGRCLMDWGNHHFRLGEVGLARSLWAEALAHLTHDPYYLAWLHHSLGITVLHTQPTEAERHLLQAVELSKHKEAEEFRARALCGLGAVRRVLGEWERALFSYQQAARVASEPDDLQEAYWGMGYAYRLSGRPAEAMGCFWKAHAAEPADTLYVDIAITYLMLGNPGGAEAALSQALQIAGRDAVKAQLARAELARQQGQTATLEAILKSLDWRQPWLQEERYCLPALFAEAKRRGYPALPRSKAKPPLVEVRAYGLLRVKVNGREIPLAPTSRAAEVLVLLLEHGGEATLDQLAEQLYPEKSNRRQAGQAIWPHLERLREALGWEGSVKAANGTYRLDPQARWRYELQKPGKRRGQFLEGIYSNWVQARREELSW
- a CDS encoding WYL domain-containing transcriptional regulator; translated protein: MSREPRRVSADHKKSLRLLEARDLLSTKPYTARELAQVLGVDKRTALRLLEDLQAIEVAKEGRSPQYQLLQSQELSPVEALVTHSALRMLYHHTPGYEPTYLSALKKLARRLPSPAQELALKSTEDLEHRTLQHQDEGFAMAMVAEAWFKRQLIEFDYLKPGGSGRPRKNVLEVYFLEIARTNLGMYVIGYERNRRALRTYKLSRMRRVRLVGEPGAYTIPKDFDPRHYLSNAWGVVGSSGGAPVEVRLRFRPEAAYRILEGGYPNLRIASRLPGGGLEVCITVGTTGDNFPLELLSWVQSWGPRVEVLEPEGLRQRWLEEARQVAVMCDRI